A segment of the Chaetodon trifascialis isolate fChaTrf1 chromosome 2, fChaTrf1.hap1, whole genome shotgun sequence genome:
AATCAAGAGCGGCCCAACGCTACAGACCAGTCTAACCAGTCTTTGTGAAATTGGCCACAGAGTCGGCTACATGAATCTCAAACAAACACTCCAGCtaactgaactgaaatcagCGAAACAATCAATTCTCAAGTAGATGTAACATAAAATTTGTAAATACATTGCAAAGAAGTCCATTATACATCAGCCTCCGTTtgtaaatgacagaaaatgctgATCTAACTGAAAGATGCTATCGCAGGGTAAAGTCGAGTCAATCTATCAAAACTAATCTCATACCACCAGcattttttatctgtttgtacCGGTCAAACCTTAGAAACCAAATGCTGTCAAACGATCACGCATCTCATTCCCACCTTGTCATTCCAGGTTTGGCATCTCCTCTGTGCATGAattgtaaaaaatgaaattgatttttttgtacttctgttttcagcatattggtttcattttgtgaatgttttcagtCCACTCTCTGTTCTCCGTTCTTTCTTTGTGCATTCAGACCTCCTCTACCTCTCTCCCCTCATTATCCCCTTCACTTTCATCTTGTTGTTAACTTGCAACTTCCAAGAACATATTTTCAGGTTATTAGAGTTTCTTGAAGGTGTACATTATGGTGTTTGTTGCCACTGTTAGCATTCAcgccatttcattctcattAGGTGCATCTGTGGGGGAGGACAGTGTTTGAATCCAGATCCTCACCAGGGGAATGTACAGTGCGTCTTTGCCCTTGTTGCTTGTCTCAAGTTATTTGTTAAAGGACAATTTAGTAATAAAAGTTTCAATTAAAACACCACAATGTGTCcattctgcgtgtgtgtgaacatatGTTTCAACTGTgcttgtgcatgtttgtgtccatgtgaggcttgtgtgtgtgtgtgtgtgtgtgtgtgtgtgtgtgtgtgtgtgtgtgtgtgtgtgtgtgtgtgtgtgtgtgtgtgtgtgtgcaccagacacaaatgtgcacatgtTGCTTGTGTGAGGGAGAGAATCCAACAAAGGTTTAGAGCAGCTGGGTTACGCCAGCAGCTCCCTTCAGTCACAGCGACAAGGAGTTGAAGGAGGAGAGACCAGGCTGCGTTTCAGAAAAGACTTATCTGAACGAGACAGACCGCTGTAGAAGTCGCTTTCTTTTTGGAAAATAAGCTCTACGCAGAATATATTTTGACCCATAAATATTTCACAGTAAGACTGGAAGTGTTCTTCATGACCAGCCAGGCACTTGTCCCAGCATCTGCTGCTTAgaagcagggggaggaggaaatAACACGCTATATCTGTCCTGGGACACTCTCCAAGGTAAGTGCttggcatctgtgtgtgtgtgtgtgtgtgtgtgtgtgtgtgtgtgtgtgtgtgtatgtgtgtgtgtgtgtgtgtgtgtgtgtgtgtggatggatgggttaCAAATAAGACAGGGAATCAGACAGGCATATTTATACCTCCACTGATTAACAGACAGGGTGCAGCTTCCACAAACATGGTGGTTCAAGGCAACAGAGGAAAAGACTGAGACTCTACTGGGAACTTCTGGGCTCCAGGACGACCAAAGCCACACCAGAGCAGATGAGATCAGGCAGAACCTGAAACCTTTGGCACTGaccacagcagaaataaaagagCATACAAGCTCGCCTCCTGCATATACCACAGTAAACAACTGCAGACGCCAGTCAGGGACCAGACCCTAGTGTGAAAAATTGAGGATATCTGAAATCTGACGAGACAAAGGAGAGCAGTCATGCCAGGTTCAGGAGGAGCAGAGTGAGTGAAACAGCTGCGTGCGTGTGTACGCTTGCTCATGCATATATGAACCTACTGTACAATATTTTGTTGACgtgttttatctgtttcttTCATAAAACGGGTGCTACTTAGAAACCGCAaatcatatttcacattaaaactcAAAACTATTGCTAAGatattttcaaatgtttacAGTCTCATGCAGTTGCTACGTGTAGAGCCAAAGAGAGTCTAAATACAGCTCAGTGTCACATGAGGAAACCAGAGCTACAAGTACACAGCCTGCATGTGAGAGTCATGATATGTCTCTTGTTTGGAAGCCCAAAGGGAGAAGATTTCTCCACTGCCATCCTGAAACAGAAACACCGGCCCAACAGACTCATTGTGGACGAAGCTCTCAATGAAGACAGCAGCATTGTCTGCCTGTCacaggtctgtgtgtgggtctgtgcaACGTGGACATATGTGTCCTAGTCATGTGTGTATTTCCAGagttgtgagtgtgtgtgttttcactagaataagacagaggagctgcagctcttccggggggacACGGTGGTGCTGAGAGGGAGGAAGCGTCGCCAGACGGTGTGTATCGTGCTGACTGATGACACCTGTGGGGACGAACGAATCCGCATGAATCGTGTGACACGCAACAACCTGCGTGTCCGGctgggtgatgtcatcaggtaGATCTTACACCTGTGTCCACTGGTGGACTCAGACCCTTTGCTTTAGTAAAACATACAAAAGCAAAAACtccactgcaagtaaaagtcctgcattcaacacttatatatatatatcctatAAGATGTGTTTgtccagctaatccaagaggggttttaaatgttttacttaAGAAGAAGTTGAATTTTCTCACCCCTTAAAggaacacttaatccttcagtttgtcAGAAACGTTCAAATTCTaaatcaccaaatttggagatgcatggttttcactggacaggagggtatgaaaagtaactaaagctgtcagacaaatgtaatggagtaaaaaagtacaaaatttgCTTCTGAggtgtagtggagtagaagtatagaGTTACCTCGAATGTGTACTTAACTACAGTATTTCAGGAAATACACTTAGCTGCATTCCACCAGTGACTGCATCTTTGTGAGGTTTGAGAACATTATATTAAATAATCAGGAATAATCCAAAaacttctgctgtgtgtgtttcatcacaGTATTCATGCCTGCCCCGATATCAAGTACGGGAAAAAGATCCACGTCCTCCCGATAGATGACACCATTGAGGGCCTGACAGGAAACCTCTTTGAGGTTTTTCTCAAGCCGTATTTTCTGGAGGCTTACCGGCCCATACATAAAGGTACTGCAACAGATCACACCACAGTAAAGAGCTCTCATCATCACATGGTCTCTAAAAGACATTACTACCAGGTGTGCCAGCCTATTTTTGGCTCATATCAGCTTGTTTTTTACTTCAACAGCATAAAACATTAGATCATACTGTCACCTCAACAGCACTGAGAACTCACTCAGATGTGTGTGTAACTTTATCATATCTGTGTGAACAGATGACATCTTCTTGGTGAGGGGGAGCATGCGGGCGGTGGAGTTCAAGGTGATGGAGACCGAGCCCAGCCCTCACTGCATCGTTGCTCCAGACACTGTCATCTACTGTGAGGGAGAGCCAATCAAGAGAGAGGTGTGTGAGATCCTCTTCAGATAGATGCATTAGTTCAGGCCTGTGCTGTTCAAACCAGGCAGGGTGGATCCATGGATTTGTGCTGTTTACAATGCTAACCCATGCTAACTGTACTGTCATTTCCCTGTGACAGGACGAGGAGGAGAGCCTTAATGACATCGGCTACGATGACATCGGAGGCTGTCGGAAGCAGCTGGCCCAGATCAAAGAGATGGTGGAGCTTCCTCTCAGACACCCTGGTCTTTTCAAGGCTATAGGAGTCAAGGTGTCATATGgactcacagagctgcttccCTTCATTCTAACATCAggcatttcttttttcatgacCCAGTGtgctctcccctcctctctctcagcctcccaGAGGGATCCTGTTGTATGGCCCTGCAGGCACAGGTAAGACCCTGGTGGCCCGGGCTGTAGCCAACGAAACGGGtgccttcttcttcctcatcaaTGGTGAGGCTTtactttgtttgcttgtttgtttttttttacatggtGACATATTGTTGACACAGGATCGCGCTCTTTGAAAATAAAGTATGCAGCAGTACCAGAACCTGGCTGTCAATTGTTACTTACTCGTTGGTTTTCTTATTTGTGGATCTGTGtaggagaaaatgtgttttagatgcTCTGCATTATTCTGTGCAGGTCCTGAGATCATGAGTAAGCTGGCGGGAGAGTCGGAAAGCAACCTAAGAAAGGCGTTTGAGGAGGCGGAGAAAAATGCTCCGGCCATCATCTTTATTGATGAGCTGGATGCCATCGCTCCCAAGAGAGAGAAGGTAAAGAATGGAGAACAAGTacaaaatgtctgtgtgtgctgtatagGGTCAGTGTAACTCTGTGtatgcccgtgtgtgtgtgtgtgtgtgtgtgtgtgtgtgtgtgtagacccATGGTGAAGTGGAGAGGCGTATAGTCTCCCAGCTCCTGACCCTGATGGATGGCCTGAAGCAAAGAGCTCATGTGGTAGTCATGGCAGCCACAAACCGACCAAACAGTGTGGACTCTGCTCTGAGACGCTTTGGTcaggacggacacacacacatgcacacacacacacacacacacacacacacacacacacacacacacacacacacacacacacacacacacacacacacacacacacacacacacacacacacacaaaatacaaagtaaagacacacacacatttacaagtGCGgtgatgtctctgtctctccaggcAGGTTTGACCGGGAGATTGACATTGGAATCCCTGATTCGACGGGCAGACTGGAGATCCTGCAAATTcacaccaaaaacatgaaactgGGGGACGACGTCGACCTGGAGCGGGTGAGAAGGAGCAGAagctgcagccaaacaaacataaaaatacataatgattcaagctgaaacaatgagctgattAAAACACAATGAGTCAATAATGAGTAATGagtttttaagaaaataaacaaagggAATTGCGACTTACAgtattattaaaaatgtataaaaatgatgatttgatCAATAAATATTAGAAATAACAGAGTCAGTAGagttcacttcacttcactccCCGGCTCCATCAACATTATTTCATGGATTTTTACCAGAGTCTGATGTCAGTTTCTTTAATCTAAAATGTAACACCATTTCTGATGTCATCCATCCTGATCTTGCtatacgtgtgtgtgctgtttacCACATTAATGTCAATGTCCCTGAGTTGTTGAACATGCCTCAGATCGCCACAGAGACCCACGGTCATGTAGGCGCCGACCTGGCTGCTCTGTGCTCAGAAGCCGCTCTGCAAGCCATCCGCAAGAAGATGACCCTCATAGACCTGGAGGACGAATCCATCGATGCTGACCTGCTCAACTCACTGGCCGTCACCATGGATGACTtccaagtacacacacacacacacgcgcacacacacacaccaggctgTACTGGCTCTGGAAGTATTCCTCCCTCAAACATTAACTGTCTCCTTCAGTGGGCGCTGAGTCAGAGCAACCCATCAGCTCTGAGAGAGACCGTTGCAGAGGTGCCTCAGGTGAGCTGGCAGGACATCGGAGGACTGGACGAGGTCAAGAGAGAACTGCAAGAGCTCGTCCAGGTGAGAGAGACACCCATACCACCACTCTGTGCATACCTGCAAACAGAGGACCCATCAAGCATCCATCgatcttcatctctctctcctcagtaCCCTGTCGAGTATCCAGACAAGTTCCTGAAGTTTGGTATGACTCCATCACGTGGAGTGCTGTTCTACGGCCCTCCAGGCTGTGGGAAAACACTACTGGCTAAGGCCATCGCCAACGAGTGCCAAGCAAACTTTGTCTCCATCAAAGGACCGGAGATGCTCACCATGTGGTTTGGAGAATCGGAGGCCAATGTCAGAGATGTGTTTGATAAGGTGAGAGCAGTGACAGGAAAGACGaataaatcacagcagcagcgtcTTACTTTTCACAGTGTTACTTTGCTGACCTTctatcctctcctctgtctacAGGCCAGACAGGCGGCCCCCTGCATCTTGTTTTTCGACGAGCTGGACTCCATTGCCAAATCcagaggaggcggagctgggGATGCAGGTGGTGCAGCTGACAGAGTCATAAACCAGATACTCACAGAGATGGACGGCATGTCCGACAAAaagaatgttttcattattggCGCCACAAACAGGTGCACATGTGGGAATTAGCATTATGATTGTGTTTTGAGAGGTCTGTACCCTGGAAAAGACCATTGATGTTCCCCTCCgtccatctctctttctttaccTCGCCGCGCCAGACCCGACATCATAGACGCTGCCATCCTGCGGCCGGGCCGTTTGGACCAGCTCATCTACATCCCGCTCCCAGACAGACCATCTCGCACAGCAATCCTAAACGCCAACCTACGCAAGTCCCCTGTCGCACGAGttagtgacacacacacacacacacacacacacacacacacacacacacacacacacacacacacacacacacactgtaactgtAAAAATGTTGGTTGTTCTCTGAGAATGATACTTTCCAAATAACTTGCATCTTTAGGTTGAATATTTTCACCTCGCTTCACTGTCTGccccttcctctttcctttttcatctctgttttctccttcctgTAGGATGTAGACCTGGAATACCTGTCTGGCATCACAGACGGTTTCTCCGGAGCTGACCTGACAGAGATCTGCCAGCGGGCTTGTAAGCTGGCTATCCGTGAGGCCATCGAGGCTGAGATCAAGGCTGAGCGTCAGAGGAAGAACAGACCAGGGATCCCCATGGTCAGACTGCTactgctgcactgcagactTCCTCATTTACACCACATTATGCTGTGTTAAACAGACCGCTTATTACTAAGTTGCTCTGACTTGTTCTgtccttaacacacacacacggacatgcacgcacgcgcgcgcacacacacacacgcgcgcgcactGTATGCTCCACTGCTCAAAGCAGTAccaggctgtgtgtgcgtggtaCAGACAGAGACTGTGGAAGATAAACAAGTTCCCTAAAGGGCggctgtgtgttttgtaactTTCAGCCTTTGGactgggaacacacacacacacacacacacacacacacacacacacacacacacacacacacacacacacacacactcaagttGAGTGTGTATTGTCTCCATGTGAAGTCCTCATaatgttttcctctgtctgcaggatgAGGACTTTGATCCAGTCCCAGAGATTAGGAAGGACCACTTTGAAGAGGCGATGCGATTTGCTCGCCGCTCTGTCAGTGACAATGACATCCGCAAATATGAAATGTTTGCTcaaactctgcagcagagccGAGGTTTCGGAAACTTCAGGTACACATATTCAAATGCAACACGTGTCTCTGCAGAAAATGTGGTCTTGATTTCTTTAAACACATTCAAggctcctttcttttttcccttcctccACACAGGTTCCCTTCTGCTACTGGTGCCCGGTctggaggtcaggggtcaggctCTGGATCAGGGAGGCCAGGCCTGTACAGAGAGGAAGGCAATGATGATCTCTATCAGTGACAAAAACTCATATAGTTGAACAGCAGCACAATGCTTTCCTCTTTCACTGCTTTGTTTGGCTTCCTTGAAGGAATGGAAACAGAAGAATAACTGGTGTGGAAATGACAAATTACAAAGGGAAACATGGGGACATAATTGTAATTATGATTACAAGAAATCTTTTAAAGACTTTTCAACACACAGGCAATAGCATGACTCAAATGAAAAATcagatgaaaaatgtctgtctATATGTTACAATATTGAATTGTTTCGATGTGAAAATCAATACATTGTAAGACACTGACACTGAGATAAAAAATGTGTCAACCATAAAACCATCTAGTTCTTGCACTATGTTTGCACTATGAAAATGATGtacgttttgttttttgtgtgactTTTAACTGTGATAAATAAATTTATTTGTATGCCTCTGTATTACTCTGACAAGGTTTATCTTGGAATACTGCGTGCTGTATGTTTGTACATGCTGCATTTAAGAGTACAGTTTAGAGTACTCTTAAATGGAACAGggccattgttaatgttattggTACACCTGTGCCTTTCttactatgacaagtcaaaatgtgtgctgtgaaaaaggatgATTCGATTAAAGACGAATGTATATACATCATGTAGGCACACTATAAACCGAGTAACTACAGTGTTAAAATGGGATTTGACAGAGGCTTCTTTACAAATTCGAGTCTCATGCTCCACACGAAAGAATCAGTACACACAAAGGCAAATCAGACACAGTGAATCCGAGACCTTCACGACCTCTTAGGGTCTGGGGCCCTGGTGCAGTTACCCACTTGTTAATCCAGCCTTGCCAGAAAATATTGAATACTTTGCTAAACCGTAATGTTCGCATGGTTAACATAATCAAATACTCACGACAGCATCagtaattttgtttttactaATATTAGTAAACACTAAGTTATTGGAAACAGCAGGAGCAACCTGCCTGCGGAACATTTGTTATCTGGCCAGAGGGACGGTGTTTCTCTGAAGTACCgttctgctgtttatttccgGTGAAAGGCGGAAGTAGAAACAGGGCGCTTGTGGAGGTGACCGAATGGAAGACAGTAGAATCATATTGGAAATATTAGATTAGCGCGGAgcagaagcaaacaaaatatATCAATTCTAGCTAACAGTGCATAAACATCGTCGGTGCCATGGGAGCTCACCTGGTCAGACGGTATGTCACCGAGACAGGCAGCGAGCCGGACCCAGCGAAGAAATTTGAGTTCGACCCCCAGACTGGCTTtcaagagaggaaagagagaggttCGCCATTAGCCCAGAGAAACTAATAATtgcattttgaaatgtgtttataaTCTTCTGGGTTGGAATTGATTTCCTAATCGGCCATGCTGGTCCAGCCTGTcaaacgttagcttagctggcTAGCAAGTTAGCATACCAGCTAACAGGTGTTAGAGGAGGCGAGTGTAAAGTGTGCTGGTGCTCTGCCCTAGTCAGTGGCTAGCTTGGTATATGTATTTACCCTTATTTAGCTCCACTCTGTACCtatataaacaaaaacattgtaCTGTAACATCGAGTTACAACGGCCATGGTTAGTTCTGTGTGGTCCTGTATTTCTCAagtcacagagacagaagctAATCATACCAGTACTGTGTTTGTACTTGATAAGTAATGAACACGATATGTAGAAATGCTACCCAGTACTACCAAATGTGCCTGGttgttcaaaaacacacatcatacTGAAGGTGTATTTCTATGTTCTATGTATTTATATGTTTGCCGATAAATGCAGTTCACATACATGTCTGCAGGAGAGCTGTTTTTATTTGGCGAATTGAATCAAGTCTGACCGTCGTAGAGAGATCGTGATATTGTCAGTGGACTCCACTTCAGAAATCTCACCATTTCAAATCAAGGAATAGACCATTTGCTGTCTATCTTGAGCGGCAGTGCTATGAAAAACAGTCACCTATAATCTATAATATAATGTATAG
Coding sequences within it:
- the LOC139342667 gene encoding transitional endoplasmic reticulum ATPase, producing the protein MRKPELQVHSLHVRVMICLLFGSPKGEDFSTAILKQKHRPNRLIVDEALNEDSSIVCLSQNKTEELQLFRGDTVVLRGRKRRQTVCIVLTDDTCGDERIRMNRVTRNNLRVRLGDVISIHACPDIKYGKKIHVLPIDDTIEGLTGNLFEVFLKPYFLEAYRPIHKDDIFLVRGSMRAVEFKVMETEPSPHCIVAPDTVIYCEGEPIKREDEEESLNDIGYDDIGGCRKQLAQIKEMVELPLRHPGLFKAIGVKPPRGILLYGPAGTGKTLVARAVANETGAFFFLINGPEIMSKLAGESESNLRKAFEEAEKNAPAIIFIDELDAIAPKREKTHGEVERRIVSQLLTLMDGLKQRAHVVVMAATNRPNSVDSALRRFGRFDREIDIGIPDSTGRLEILQIHTKNMKLGDDVDLERIATETHGHVGADLAALCSEAALQAIRKKMTLIDLEDESIDADLLNSLAVTMDDFQWALSQSNPSALRETVAEVPQVSWQDIGGLDEVKRELQELVQYPVEYPDKFLKFGMTPSRGVLFYGPPGCGKTLLAKAIANECQANFVSIKGPEMLTMWFGESEANVRDVFDKARQAAPCILFFDELDSIAKSRGGGAGDAGGAADRVINQILTEMDGMSDKKNVFIIGATNRPDIIDAAILRPGRLDQLIYIPLPDRPSRTAILNANLRKSPVARDVDLEYLSGITDGFSGADLTEICQRACKLAIREAIEAEIKAERQRKNRPGIPMDEDFDPVPEIRKDHFEEAMRFARRSVSDNDIRKYEMFAQTLQQSRGFGNFRFPSATGARSGGQGSGSGSGRPGLYREEGNDDLYQ